Proteins encoded in a region of the Stieleria neptunia genome:
- a CDS encoding efflux RND transporter permease subunit, translating to MLTRIIELSLTNRGLVIILTLLMAAAGMYSALHLPIDAVPDMTNVQVQVVTDAGSLSPVEVERYVTYPVENTMGGLPDVEELRSVSKFGISVVTIVFTEGTDIYRARQLVTERLGDAAASIPPGYGSPTVGPLTTALGEILQFEVRSERHTPMELRTLLEWDVAPRLREVSGVTEINTHGGYYKTFEVQPDPDRMTSYGISMELLFERLQNNNNTSGGGYVIHHGEQRFIRGVSLLETAGDIEEVVVRRESDGNPILIRDIASVSIQPMTRQGAVTRDGRGEVVTGLVMMLIGENSREVVHAAKQRLKEIEVTLPDGVRLEVTYDRAALIGRTLKTVLTNLTEGGMLVIVVLLLMLGNLRAGIIVALAIPLSMLFATNVMAYTGVTASLMSLGAIDFGLIVDSSVIMVENCIRKLSHDNGDTKHEDVIRDAAVEVRKPTMFGELIIAVVFLPILLLEGTEGKLFRPMALTVLFALGGSLVLSLSFMPAMASIFLPKKMKEKEVFLVRVVKFFYTPLVTRAIKHPIVTIASALTIFAVSLPMARNLGAEFMPRLEEGDLLVEALRLPSATLEGSIEMSTQIENILKKYPEVETVFSKTGRPEIANDVMGVHQTDVWVLLKPVASWPEPKTRDELIEQMSDELNANVPGVAFGFTQPIEMRVDELVAGVKADVAVLLYGDDMEELGIKGKEIESVLRSIPGAVDVKADYQANLSTLTIKTKPQALAQYGIDAQTVLDVVSSLGGHQVGQIFEGRARYPIMVRVPVEWRENLELLEQVPVANAAGKSIPLKELADIRLEETPPTIEHEGQRRRTFISANVRGRDVATFVNEAQTTVEEKVEFAPGYEIRWGGDFENLQSASRRLAIILPIVLIIIMLLLHTSLGSLRLALLIFLAVPMAASGGVIALYLRSMPFSISAGVGFIALFGVAVLNGLVWVSAAENLRHTGIPLREVSAETAQVRLRPVLMTALVASLGFLPMALSTSDGAEMQRPLATVVIGGLITSTLLTSLVVPCIYPWFARGLQNIKLTHHGEPEPTLH from the coding sequence ATGCTCACTCGCATCATTGAACTCTCACTGACCAACCGTGGTCTGGTCATCATTTTGACCTTGTTGATGGCCGCCGCGGGAATGTATTCGGCGTTGCACCTGCCGATCGACGCCGTGCCCGACATGACGAACGTGCAAGTGCAAGTCGTCACCGACGCCGGTTCACTCTCGCCGGTCGAAGTCGAACGCTACGTCACGTACCCGGTCGAGAACACGATGGGGGGGCTGCCGGACGTGGAGGAACTCCGCAGCGTTTCCAAGTTCGGCATCTCCGTCGTCACGATTGTGTTCACCGAAGGCACCGATATCTATCGTGCACGCCAACTGGTGACCGAACGTCTGGGGGATGCCGCGGCCAGCATTCCTCCCGGTTACGGATCCCCCACCGTCGGGCCGTTGACGACCGCACTGGGAGAAATCCTGCAGTTCGAAGTCCGCAGCGAACGGCACACTCCCATGGAATTGCGCACGCTGTTGGAATGGGATGTCGCACCGCGGTTGCGCGAAGTCAGCGGCGTGACGGAAATCAACACCCACGGCGGCTACTACAAAACGTTCGAGGTGCAACCCGATCCCGACCGCATGACCAGCTATGGCATTTCGATGGAACTGCTGTTCGAGCGTCTGCAAAACAATAACAACACCTCCGGCGGTGGCTACGTGATCCACCACGGTGAACAGCGTTTCATCCGCGGCGTGTCGTTGTTGGAAACCGCTGGAGACATCGAAGAGGTGGTGGTGCGGCGCGAAAGCGACGGCAATCCGATTCTGATTCGCGACATCGCCAGCGTCAGCATCCAACCGATGACACGTCAAGGTGCGGTCACACGCGACGGTCGGGGCGAAGTCGTGACGGGATTGGTGATGATGCTGATCGGTGAAAACTCCCGCGAGGTGGTCCATGCGGCGAAACAGCGTCTGAAAGAGATCGAGGTCACGCTGCCCGACGGGGTGAGGTTGGAAGTGACCTATGACCGGGCCGCGCTGATCGGCCGAACGCTGAAAACGGTACTGACCAATCTGACCGAAGGCGGCATGCTGGTGATCGTCGTGCTGTTGCTGATGCTGGGTAATCTGCGCGCCGGCATCATCGTCGCCTTGGCGATCCCATTGTCTATGTTATTTGCCACGAACGTGATGGCCTACACCGGCGTCACCGCCAGCCTGATGAGTCTGGGGGCGATCGATTTCGGATTGATCGTCGACAGCAGTGTCATCATGGTCGAGAACTGCATCCGCAAGCTGTCTCATGACAACGGTGACACCAAACACGAAGACGTGATCCGCGACGCGGCGGTCGAAGTCCGAAAGCCGACCATGTTCGGCGAATTAATCATCGCCGTCGTGTTCTTGCCGATCTTGCTGCTGGAAGGGACCGAAGGCAAGCTGTTTCGGCCGATGGCGTTGACGGTGCTGTTCGCGCTGGGCGGCTCATTGGTTCTGTCCCTGTCGTTTATGCCCGCGATGGCCTCCATCTTTCTTCCCAAAAAGATGAAGGAGAAAGAGGTCTTTCTGGTGCGGGTGGTGAAGTTCTTTTACACACCGCTGGTCACCCGCGCGATCAAGCACCCGATCGTGACGATCGCTTCGGCGCTCACTATCTTTGCGGTCAGTTTGCCGATGGCACGCAATTTGGGGGCGGAGTTCATGCCGCGGTTGGAAGAGGGCGACTTGTTGGTCGAAGCCTTGCGGTTGCCCAGTGCGACGCTGGAGGGATCGATCGAAATGTCGACCCAGATCGAAAACATCCTGAAAAAGTACCCCGAAGTCGAAACCGTGTTTTCCAAAACCGGGCGACCGGAGATCGCCAATGACGTGATGGGCGTGCACCAAACGGACGTCTGGGTGCTGCTTAAACCCGTCGCCAGTTGGCCTGAGCCGAAGACGCGTGACGAGTTGATCGAACAGATGTCCGACGAGCTGAACGCAAACGTTCCCGGTGTGGCCTTCGGATTCACCCAACCGATCGAAATGCGGGTCGACGAATTGGTCGCCGGCGTCAAGGCCGATGTCGCCGTGTTGCTGTACGGGGACGACATGGAAGAACTGGGAATCAAGGGCAAAGAGATCGAGTCGGTGTTGCGGTCGATTCCCGGAGCGGTGGACGTCAAAGCGGATTACCAAGCCAACCTGTCGACGCTGACCATCAAAACCAAACCCCAAGCGCTCGCACAATACGGCATCGATGCGCAAACCGTTCTCGACGTCGTCTCGTCGCTCGGTGGGCACCAAGTCGGTCAGATCTTTGAAGGCCGCGCCCGGTATCCGATCATGGTCCGTGTCCCGGTCGAGTGGCGGGAGAATCTCGAACTGCTCGAACAGGTCCCCGTGGCGAATGCGGCCGGCAAATCAATCCCGCTGAAGGAACTTGCGGACATTCGGTTGGAAGAAACACCGCCGACGATCGAACACGAAGGCCAACGGCGGCGGACCTTCATTTCCGCCAATGTGCGTGGGCGTGATGTCGCGACGTTCGTCAACGAGGCTCAAACCACGGTGGAAGAGAAGGTTGAATTCGCCCCCGGCTACGAGATCCGCTGGGGCGGTGACTTTGAAAACCTGCAATCGGCCAGTCGTCGACTCGCCATCATTTTGCCGATCGTGTTGATCATCATCATGTTGCTGTTGCACACCAGCCTGGGATCCCTGCGATTGGCGCTGCTGATCTTCTTGGCCGTCCCGATGGCGGCATCCGGCGGCGTGATCGCGCTGTACCTGCGGTCGATGCCCTTCAGTATCTCCGCCGGCGTCGGTTTTATCGCACTGTTTGGCGTCGCGGTCCTGAACGGGTTGGTTTGGGTCAGTGCCGCGGAAAATCTGCGTCACACCGGGATTCCACTGCGAGAGGTCAGTGCGGAAACGGCCCAGGTGCGTCTGCGGCCGGTGCTGATGACCGCCTTGGTGGCGAGTCTGGGGTTCTTGCCGATGGCACTGTCCACGAGCGACGGCGCGGAGATGCAGCGTCCGTTGGCGACGGTCGTGATCGGGGGCTTGATCACGTCGACCCTGTTGACCTCGTTGGTGGTGCCCTGCATCTATCCCTGGTTCGCACGTGGATTGCAGAACATCAAACTGACGCATCATGGCGAACCGGAACCGACGCTGCACTGA
- a CDS encoding sigma-54-dependent transcriptional regulator, with protein MQSLLVIDDEASILKAFERAFTTETTSVMTAKNGADGEALFVQAKPDVVVLDLSLPDTNGLELFKRLREIDPRIPFIFITGHGTVESAIEATKLGAYDYLFKPLELDEMRALLEKAFNLSRMVRVQPVLADEDAPMDESVADAIVGRCHAMKEVYKAIGRVASQNLTVLLLGESGTGKEVVAQAIYHHSARSSGPFQAINCAAIPDALLESEIFGHEKGAFTDAHRQRIGKLEQADRGTLFLDEVGDMSPMTQAKLLRVLQDQTFERVGGNTPIKVDARIIAATNHDLKKLVTEGLFRSDLYFRLSVVTIHLPPLREREDDLKVLAEYFLRRYSNEFGKDIRTIAPETLEILDQYHWPGNVRELESVMKQSLLTARGNILLPDFLPPLSAVSPHADSQSDKSSFLSEQFVAERLEAGSDNLYAEAIAIAERQLITQVLDHTTGNQLKAATILGISRVTLRSKIKSLGIDIKQFS; from the coding sequence ATGCAAAGCCTGTTAGTCATCGATGACGAAGCCTCCATTTTGAAGGCGTTTGAGCGCGCCTTCACGACCGAAACGACCTCGGTCATGACCGCAAAAAACGGAGCCGACGGGGAAGCGCTGTTCGTCCAGGCCAAACCCGACGTCGTGGTCTTGGACCTCAGCCTTCCCGACACCAACGGATTGGAATTGTTCAAGCGGCTGCGCGAGATCGACCCCCGCATCCCCTTCATCTTTATCACCGGTCACGGCACCGTCGAATCCGCGATCGAAGCGACCAAGTTGGGAGCGTACGACTATCTGTTCAAGCCGTTGGAGCTCGATGAGATGCGTGCGCTATTGGAAAAGGCGTTTAACCTCAGCCGCATGGTGCGGGTCCAACCGGTGTTGGCCGACGAAGACGCCCCGATGGATGAATCGGTTGCCGACGCGATCGTCGGTCGTTGTCACGCGATGAAAGAAGTTTACAAGGCGATCGGGCGTGTCGCATCGCAAAACTTGACCGTCCTGCTGTTGGGCGAAAGTGGAACCGGGAAAGAAGTCGTCGCCCAAGCGATCTATCACCACAGCGCCCGATCCAGCGGACCGTTCCAAGCCATCAATTGCGCGGCGATTCCCGACGCGCTGTTGGAAAGCGAGATCTTTGGCCACGAGAAAGGAGCGTTCACCGACGCCCATCGCCAGCGGATCGGTAAACTGGAACAGGCCGACCGCGGCACCTTGTTCTTAGACGAAGTCGGTGACATGTCGCCGATGACGCAAGCCAAACTGTTGCGTGTGCTGCAAGACCAGACGTTCGAACGTGTCGGCGGCAACACACCGATCAAAGTCGACGCGCGGATCATCGCGGCGACGAACCATGATCTCAAAAAGCTGGTCACCGAAGGCCTGTTTCGCTCGGACCTTTATTTCCGGCTCAGCGTGGTGACCATCCATCTGCCCCCGTTGCGCGAGCGTGAAGACGACTTAAAGGTATTGGCCGAGTATTTTCTGCGCCGCTACAGCAACGAATTCGGCAAAGACATTCGCACGATCGCCCCCGAGACGCTTGAAATCCTGGATCAATATCACTGGCCCGGCAATGTTCGAGAACTCGAAAGCGTCATGAAACAGTCGCTGTTGACGGCACGGGGCAACATCTTGCTGCCCGACTTCCTGCCGCCGCTCAGCGCCGTTAGCCCGCACGCGGACTCGCAGTCCGACAAGTCGAGTTTTCTGTCCGAGCAGTTTGTCGCCGAACGTTTAGAAGCGGGGAGTGACAACCTGTACGCCGAAGCGATCGCGATCGCCGAACGGCAACTGATCACGCAAGTGCTGGACCACACCACGGGCAACCAACTGAAGGCCGCGACGATCCTGGGCATCTCCCGCGTGACGCTGCGCAGCAAGATCAAATCGCTGGGCATCGACATCAAACAATTCTCCTGA
- a CDS encoding type 1 glutamine amidotransferase translates to MDRFLLLQIRNADDLMRDQEIGCFARALNCDRAQIGVHDLLAGPPTIQELDAVDVVLLGGSGDYSVAEGGDWLPPALLAMWELYELGKPTFASCWGFQAMAKALGGEVVTDASRAELGSIEVQLTQAGRDDPLFGPLGDRFLAPMGHQDCVVQLPPQAVLLAESETNQNQAFRVKDRPIYGTQFHPELDRLAFIQRIHAYPAYVKSITGESLEAFEASVQDTPATDQLLGRFMQLLRDA, encoded by the coding sequence ATGGACAGATTTCTATTGCTGCAAATCCGCAATGCGGACGACCTGATGCGTGATCAAGAAATCGGGTGTTTTGCCAGGGCGTTGAACTGTGACCGGGCGCAGATCGGGGTTCATGATTTGTTGGCCGGACCGCCAACGATTCAAGAACTCGATGCCGTCGACGTTGTTCTGCTGGGGGGCAGCGGTGACTACTCGGTCGCCGAGGGTGGAGACTGGCTGCCACCGGCGTTGCTGGCGATGTGGGAGTTGTATGAACTGGGCAAACCCACCTTTGCGTCCTGCTGGGGATTCCAGGCGATGGCCAAGGCGCTCGGCGGTGAAGTCGTGACCGACGCTTCACGCGCCGAACTGGGCTCCATCGAAGTTCAATTGACCCAGGCCGGTCGTGACGATCCACTGTTCGGCCCGTTGGGGGACCGCTTCCTTGCCCCGATGGGACACCAGGATTGCGTCGTCCAATTGCCCCCACAAGCCGTCTTGTTGGCGGAAAGTGAAACGAACCAAAACCAGGCGTTTCGCGTCAAGGATCGGCCGATCTATGGGACCCAATTTCATCCCGAACTGGACCGCCTCGCCTTCATCCAACGGATCCACGCCTATCCGGCCTACGTCAAATCGATCACCGGAGAATCGCTGGAAGCGTTCGAGGCGAGCGTGCAAGACACGCCCGCGACCGACCAATTGCTCGGCCGGTTCATGCAGTTGCTGCGCGACGCGTAG
- a CDS encoding sensor histidine kinase produces MPKSLIEWELSTCPIQAREPEGGWRPVTRVPRIPSLRQWFRMSNRVSALSSILRSPTRILGIVLMLVFTAEVGVMFLLPHVMPEFLGESGTAVLDAVLLTMVCAPVLWWVIIGPLRRIAIQEHQRSETIVANASEGIITFDRQGRVASCNRASSELLGVDAADWVGNTTQSRMPDFPDSFQTLPCEFRINVDRQDGTSFPVQVSVSEYPSETGQLRIAIIRDLTEFERAERERLLMARETEALRAQQMATLAQLATGVAHEIRNPLTSIKMLIQVNRSKFADEGLPTDDLELVEQEIRRMERSVNSLLDYARPEQGESKTFPIQDAIGRTVQLIEGRCGTQNVSLTLDCPDAPIAIDGDVAQIQQLLLNLTLNSLDAMPDGGELSIAVTLDDSQVQVTVVDSGEGISETILDKLFTPFATSKPNGVGLGLGICRRIAQTHHGSLVGSNRIPRGAQFRLTLPIANPTGGASDRDPGAADSGSGDAPTSEKSCKAC; encoded by the coding sequence ATGCCGAAATCACTGATAGAATGGGAACTCTCCACCTGCCCGATTCAGGCACGCGAGCCGGAGGGTGGCTGGCGTCCTGTCACGCGGGTGCCTCGAATTCCCAGCCTTCGTCAGTGGTTTCGCATGTCCAACCGCGTGTCCGCCTTGTCATCGATCCTGCGTTCACCGACGCGAATTCTGGGGATCGTTTTGATGCTGGTCTTCACCGCCGAAGTCGGCGTGATGTTTCTATTGCCCCACGTGATGCCCGAGTTTCTCGGCGAATCGGGGACGGCGGTGCTCGATGCGGTGTTGCTGACGATGGTTTGCGCGCCCGTGTTGTGGTGGGTCATCATCGGCCCCTTGCGGCGAATCGCGATCCAGGAGCATCAACGTTCTGAAACGATCGTGGCCAACGCCAGCGAGGGGATCATCACGTTTGATCGTCAGGGGCGGGTCGCGTCATGCAATCGCGCCAGTTCGGAACTGTTGGGCGTCGACGCCGCAGATTGGGTCGGAAACACGACGCAATCGCGGATGCCGGACTTCCCCGACTCGTTCCAGACGCTTCCCTGTGAGTTTCGGATCAACGTCGATCGGCAGGACGGAACGTCGTTTCCGGTCCAGGTCTCCGTCAGCGAATACCCCTCCGAAACCGGGCAACTAAGAATCGCGATCATTCGTGATTTGACCGAGTTTGAGCGGGCCGAACGGGAACGATTGCTGATGGCGCGGGAAACCGAAGCGTTGCGTGCACAACAGATGGCCACGCTTGCTCAACTGGCTACGGGCGTCGCACACGAAATCCGCAATCCGCTGACGTCGATCAAAATGTTGATCCAAGTCAATCGCAGCAAGTTCGCCGACGAGGGGTTGCCGACCGACGATTTGGAATTGGTCGAGCAAGAGATTCGGCGGATGGAACGCTCGGTCAACAGTCTGCTCGACTATGCCCGCCCCGAACAAGGTGAATCGAAGACGTTTCCGATTCAAGACGCCATCGGCCGCACGGTTCAATTGATCGAAGGACGCTGCGGCACGCAAAACGTCAGCCTGACTCTGGATTGCCCCGATGCCCCGATCGCCATCGACGGCGACGTCGCACAGATTCAACAATTGCTCTTGAACCTGACACTCAATTCTCTCGATGCGATGCCCGATGGAGGAGAGTTGTCGATCGCGGTCACGTTGGATGATTCACAGGTCCAGGTCACCGTTGTGGACAGCGGGGAAGGAATCAGCGAGACGATCTTGGACAAACTCTTTACGCCCTTTGCGACCAGCAAACCCAATGGCGTCGGTCTGGGGCTGGGCATCTGTCGCCGGATCGCCCAAACACATCACGGCAGCTTGGTCGGTTCCAACCGAATCCCGCGGGGGGCACAGTTTCGACTGACGCTGCCGATCGCCAATCCAACCGGCGGCGCATCCGACCGAGATCCCGGCGCAGCGGACAGCGGTTCCGGCGACGCGCCGACGAGCGAGAAATCATGCAAAGCCTGTTAG
- a CDS encoding TolC family protein: MTPPERAGFTGIESGETTRGRSTSASESAGRVDTVAYAEDGDEDAISFADQLERIALQPVDIQAAESRLESFSDLVTTDGPQTVGEPVYSLEQLEQLALGNNPAIIAAGATASKAAGLRSQVGTRPNPTLGYFGQQLADENTDQHGVFVEQEFVRGNKLELNREVLGHTMSAQRWEMQTQRHRVLTDVRVRFFEAVAAQRRADATRSFETVARRGVQVATERQEAEEGNLIEVLQAQTLLSEIMLAAEQAEIEYRGAWQDLAAVAGLGETAPARLVDVPATPQSSRDWEAAYSQILAESPELSAANALVCEKYALLKRQRVQMIPNLTAQFGAGYDNATDSGMINLQFDAPLPVWNKNAGNISAAYADYTRALEDVKRIEQAIKSRLARTAQAFDSSLAAVTKYEQEIIPQTQKSLDLSEEAYRAGELEFLQVLVVRRSYFESAIRLITAQGRLAQADAQVEGLLLTGGLDAPADYTDGDGIRGASFGGQ; the protein is encoded by the coding sequence GTGACCCCGCCGGAGCGCGCTGGGTTCACCGGTATCGAGTCCGGCGAGACAACGCGTGGACGCTCCACGTCCGCGAGTGAATCGGCCGGTAGGGTCGACACGGTCGCCTACGCGGAAGATGGCGACGAGGACGCGATCAGTTTTGCCGATCAATTGGAACGAATCGCATTGCAGCCGGTCGATATCCAGGCGGCTGAATCGCGATTGGAATCGTTCAGCGATCTGGTCACGACCGACGGGCCGCAAACGGTTGGCGAACCCGTCTACTCGCTCGAACAACTCGAACAGCTCGCGCTCGGCAATAACCCCGCGATCATCGCCGCCGGCGCGACGGCCAGCAAGGCTGCCGGTTTGCGGAGCCAAGTGGGGACGCGCCCGAACCCGACACTGGGCTATTTCGGGCAACAGCTCGCCGATGAGAATACCGACCAGCACGGCGTGTTTGTGGAACAGGAGTTCGTTCGTGGCAACAAGTTGGAACTCAATCGAGAAGTCTTGGGGCACACGATGTCGGCCCAACGTTGGGAGATGCAGACCCAACGGCATCGCGTCTTGACGGATGTTCGCGTCCGCTTTTTCGAGGCGGTTGCGGCGCAGCGACGAGCCGACGCGACTCGCAGTTTTGAAACCGTTGCCCGGCGCGGCGTTCAGGTCGCGACGGAGCGTCAGGAGGCCGAAGAAGGCAATCTGATCGAAGTCTTGCAGGCCCAGACCCTGCTCAGTGAAATCATGCTCGCCGCCGAACAGGCGGAAATCGAGTATCGGGGGGCGTGGCAGGATCTGGCCGCCGTCGCCGGACTGGGCGAAACCGCCCCCGCGCGACTGGTCGACGTTCCGGCGACACCGCAATCCTCACGCGATTGGGAAGCCGCCTACAGCCAGATTCTGGCCGAGAGTCCCGAACTGTCCGCCGCCAACGCGCTGGTGTGTGAAAAGTACGCGCTGCTGAAACGACAACGCGTTCAGATGATCCCCAACCTGACCGCTCAATTCGGTGCCGGCTATGACAACGCCACCGACTCGGGAATGATCAATCTGCAATTCGACGCGCCCCTTCCCGTCTGGAACAAAAACGCGGGCAACATCTCCGCAGCCTACGCCGACTACACGCGGGCCCTCGAAGATGTCAAACGTATCGAACAAGCGATCAAGTCTCGCCTGGCACGCACCGCGCAAGCCTTTGATTCATCATTGGCAGCGGTCACGAAGTACGAACAAGAGATCATCCCCCAGACGCAAAAGAGCTTGGACCTGAGTGAAGAAGCCTACCGCGCCGGCGAACTGGAGTTCTTGCAAGTCTTGGTCGTTCGCCGCAGCTATTTCGAATCGGCGATCCGATTGATTACCGCCCAAGGCCGACTGGCACAGGCCGACGCCCAAGTCGAAGGGCTGTTGTTGACCGGCGGGTTGGACGCACCGGCCGACTATACCGACGGCGACGGAATCCGAGGCGCATCCTTCGGCGGACAGTGA